A window from Fodinibius salicampi encodes these proteins:
- the tsaB gene encoding tRNA (adenosine(37)-N6)-threonylcarbamoyltransferase complex dimerization subunit type 1 TsaB, translating into MSIETATNVCSVAFRDREGKQIEKRTNKRGSHSELLFLFIEELMEEHGLKIPELEGVLVSKGPGSYTGLRISASAVKGLLFQTQVPLYAVDTLASYAMQAATEREVVGTIHSVIDARRQHLYHQKFQWEQGALRTYDQTEVRPIDNVEKMIEAGDIVVGTGLKRLDAEVRDKATLLDSHAITARSLIDLYEAEAENFFKQVDPESFDPSYYTSSQVQ; encoded by the coding sequence TTGTCCATTGAAACAGCAACAAATGTATGCTCTGTTGCTTTCCGCGACCGGGAAGGAAAGCAGATTGAAAAAAGAACGAATAAGCGGGGCTCCCATTCAGAGCTGCTGTTTCTTTTTATTGAAGAGTTGATGGAGGAGCACGGTTTGAAAATACCGGAGCTGGAGGGGGTGCTGGTCAGTAAAGGACCGGGATCTTATACCGGCTTGCGAATTAGCGCCAGCGCGGTAAAAGGGCTGCTCTTCCAGACACAAGTGCCGCTCTATGCGGTGGATACTCTGGCTTCTTATGCCATGCAGGCCGCAACTGAAAGGGAAGTCGTTGGGACCATCCACAGCGTGATAGATGCGCGTCGGCAGCATCTGTATCATCAGAAATTTCAGTGGGAACAGGGAGCGCTTCGCACGTACGACCAAACCGAAGTGAGACCTATAGATAATGTTGAAAAAATGATAGAAGCCGGGGATATCGTGGTGGGTACCGGCTTAAAACGGCTGGATGCTGAGGTCCGGGACAAGGCAACGCTCTTGGATAGTCACGCTATTACCGCCCGATCTCTTATAGATCTGTATGAAGCAGAGGCCGAAAACTTTTTTAAGCAGGTCGATCCGGAATCTTTTGACCCGTCTTATTACACTTCGAGTCAGGTTCAGTAA